One segment of Alistipes finegoldii DSM 17242 DNA contains the following:
- a CDS encoding DUF4290 domain-containing protein, with product MKKNYNYTRRKLYLPEYGRHIQEMIDSLQLIEDRRERNRQARAVIAVMGNLNPLLRDTADFTHKLWDHLFIMSDFQLDVDSPYPQPTRQELTITPRRMAYSQGRISFKHYGKYVERMIRSLAGDKDRREVSRTVDNLARYMRSKSYEYNQEHPNNEVIVKDIKRMSGGAIEIDEVALNNLRSDYKQHFTARPQKGPQQRNQQRQQKNRNQQHNRNFSKNNGPHRNSSK from the coding sequence ATGAAAAAGAATTACAATTACACACGACGCAAGTTGTACCTGCCCGAATACGGACGGCATATTCAGGAGATGATCGACTCGCTGCAGCTGATCGAGGACCGCCGCGAGCGCAACCGTCAGGCCCGTGCCGTGATCGCCGTGATGGGCAATCTCAACCCGCTGCTGCGCGATACCGCCGATTTCACCCATAAGCTGTGGGACCACCTCTTTATCATGTCTGATTTTCAGCTCGATGTGGATTCCCCCTATCCGCAGCCGACCCGTCAGGAACTGACTATCACGCCGCGTCGCATGGCCTATTCGCAGGGACGCATCTCCTTCAAGCACTACGGCAAATACGTCGAGCGGATGATCCGGAGTCTTGCCGGCGACAAGGACCGCAGGGAGGTGTCGCGCACGGTGGACAATCTGGCCCGGTACATGCGCTCGAAGAGCTACGAATACAATCAGGAGCATCCCAACAACGAAGTGATCGTTAAAGACATCAAACGCATGTCCGGGGGTGCTATTGAAATAGATGAAGTTGCTTTAAACAATCTCCGAAGCGACTATAAACAGCACTTTACGGCACGTCCCCAGAAAGGTCCCCAGCAGCGCAATCAGCAGCGTCAGCAGAAAAACCGCAATCAGCAGCACAACCGCAATTTTTCGA